The Streptomyces sp. NBC_00670 genome window below encodes:
- the mqnC gene encoding cyclic dehypoxanthinyl futalosine synthase, with the protein MTEKADLQPVLDRAATGGRITPEEAVALYRDAPLHALGAAADSARRLKYAGIEHIATYIIERNINYTNVCVTACKFCAFYAAPKDTAKGWTRDLDDILRRCAETVELGGTQIMFQGGHHPDYGVEYYEKHFAAIKKEFPQLVIHSLGASEVEHMARISGVTVEEAISRIHAAGLDSFAGAGAELLPERPRKAIAPLKESGERWLEIMETAHRLGVESTSTMLMGTGETNAERIEHLRMIRDVQDRTGGFRAFIPYTYQPENNHLKGRTQATLFEYLRMIAIARLFLDNVQHIQGSWLTTGKEVGQLSLHYGADDLGSIMLEENVVSSAGAKHRSNRLEIIDLIRKAGRVPAQRATTYEHLVVHDDPANDPVDERVVSHISSTAIAGGTAHPELKLLASN; encoded by the coding sequence GTGACCGAGAAGGCCGACCTTCAGCCCGTCCTCGACCGCGCCGCCACGGGTGGACGCATCACCCCCGAAGAGGCCGTCGCCCTCTACCGCGACGCCCCGCTGCACGCGCTCGGCGCCGCCGCCGACTCCGCCCGCCGCCTCAAGTACGCCGGTATCGAGCACATCGCGACGTACATCATCGAGCGGAACATCAACTACACCAACGTCTGCGTGACGGCGTGCAAGTTCTGCGCCTTCTACGCCGCCCCGAAGGACACCGCCAAGGGCTGGACGCGCGACCTCGACGACATCCTGCGCCGCTGCGCGGAGACCGTCGAACTGGGCGGCACGCAGATCATGTTCCAGGGCGGCCACCACCCGGACTACGGCGTGGAGTACTACGAGAAGCACTTCGCGGCCATCAAGAAGGAGTTCCCGCAGCTCGTCATCCACAGCCTGGGGGCGAGCGAGGTCGAGCACATGGCCCGCATCTCGGGGGTGACGGTCGAGGAGGCGATCTCCCGCATCCACGCCGCAGGGCTCGACTCCTTCGCGGGCGCCGGCGCCGAGCTGCTCCCGGAGCGGCCGCGCAAGGCGATCGCCCCGCTGAAGGAGTCCGGCGAGCGCTGGCTGGAGATCATGGAGACCGCGCACCGGCTGGGCGTGGAGTCCACCTCGACGATGCTGATGGGCACCGGCGAGACCAACGCCGAGCGCATCGAACACCTGCGCATGATCCGTGACGTGCAGGACCGCACGGGCGGCTTCCGCGCGTTCATCCCGTACACCTACCAGCCCGAGAACAACCACCTGAAGGGCCGCACCCAGGCCACGCTCTTCGAGTACCTGCGGATGATCGCGATCGCCCGCCTGTTCCTGGACAACGTCCAGCACATCCAGGGTTCCTGGCTGACCACCGGCAAGGAGGTCGGCCAGCTCTCGCTGCACTACGGCGCGGACGACCTCGGCTCGATCATGCTGGAGGAGAACGTCGTCTCCTCGGCCGGCGCAAAGCACCGCTCCAACCGCCTGGAGATCATCGACCTGATCCGCAAGGCGGGCCGCGTCCCGGCGCAGCGCGCCACGACGTACGAGCACCTGGTGGTGCACGACGACCCGGCCAACGACCCGGTCGACGAGCGCGTCGTCTCGCACATCTCCTCCACGGCGATCGCGGGCGGCACGGCCCACCCCGAGCTGAAGCTGCTGGCGTCCAA
- a CDS encoding prepilin peptidase translates to MDAVGWAVVGVAGLWGAGAGALVPRLAYRLSVAAGEPWRDRCPEGHRIGGWLGRARCPQGGAYGPGGALVCAVTALVCAALALATGTRPELAVWLLLAPAGVLLTIVDFRVQRLPDVLTLPLAALALALLGAAAVLPEHAGRWRTALLAALVLGAGYFLLFLVNPDGMGFGDVKLAPVLGAVLGWYGWGTVVLGTFTGFLLAGLYGLALVLTRGATRRTAIPFGPFLIAGAYAGLLMGAYAA, encoded by the coding sequence GTGGATGCCGTGGGGTGGGCGGTCGTGGGCGTTGCCGGTCTGTGGGGGGCGGGCGCGGGCGCCCTGGTGCCCCGGCTCGCGTACCGGCTGTCGGTGGCGGCCGGCGAGCCGTGGCGGGACCGGTGCCCCGAGGGGCACCGCATCGGCGGCTGGCTCGGCCGCGCGCGCTGCCCGCAGGGCGGGGCGTACGGCCCCGGGGGCGCCCTGGTGTGCGCCGTGACCGCCCTGGTGTGCGCGGCGCTCGCGCTCGCCACCGGGACCCGGCCCGAACTCGCCGTGTGGCTGCTGCTCGCCCCCGCCGGGGTGCTGCTGACGATCGTCGACTTCCGGGTGCAGCGGCTTCCCGACGTGCTCACCCTGCCGCTCGCCGCCCTGGCGCTCGCCCTGCTGGGCGCGGCGGCCGTGCTGCCCGAGCACGCGGGCCGCTGGCGCACCGCGCTGCTCGCCGCGCTCGTCCTGGGCGCCGGGTACTTCCTGCTCTTCCTGGTCAACCCCGACGGCATGGGCTTCGGCGACGTCAAACTCGCCCCCGTCCTGGGCGCCGTCCTCGGCTGGTACGGCTGGGGCACGGTGGTGCTCGGCACCTTCACCGGCTTCCTCCTCGCCGGTCTCTACGGCCTCGCCCTCGTCCTCACCCGCGGGGCCACCCGGCGTACGGCCATCCCCTTCGGCCCGTTCCTGATCGCGGGCGCGTACGCCGGCCTGCTGATGGGGGCGTACGCGGCGTAG
- a CDS encoding menaquinone biosynthetic enzyme MqnA/MqnD family protein gives MDNSRIRPRVGHIQFLNCLPLYWGLARTGTLLDLELTKDTPEKLSERLVAGELDVGPVTLVEYLKNADDLVAFPDIAVGCDGPVMSCVIVSQVPLEQLDGARVALGSTSRTSVRLAQLLLAERFGVRPDYYTCPPDLALMMREADAAVLIGDAALRANLHDGPKYGLAVHDLGALWKEWTGLPFVFAVWAARKEYLEREPELTRQVHQAFLASRNLSLEEVGKVAEQAARWEAFDAEVLERYFTTLDFRFGGPQLEAVTEFARRVGPTTGFPADVKVELLD, from the coding sequence GTGGACAATTCTCGCATCCGGCCGCGCGTCGGCCACATCCAGTTCCTGAACTGCCTGCCTCTCTACTGGGGGCTCGCGAGAACCGGGACGCTCCTCGACCTCGAGCTGACCAAGGACACCCCCGAGAAGCTCAGCGAGCGGCTGGTCGCGGGCGAGCTCGACGTCGGTCCCGTCACCCTCGTCGAGTACCTGAAGAACGCCGACGACCTCGTCGCGTTCCCCGACATCGCCGTGGGCTGCGACGGCCCCGTGATGTCCTGCGTGATCGTCTCCCAGGTGCCGCTGGAGCAGCTGGACGGCGCCCGGGTCGCCCTCGGCTCCACCTCCCGCACCTCCGTGCGCCTGGCGCAGCTGCTGCTCGCCGAGCGGTTCGGGGTGCGGCCCGACTACTACACCTGCCCGCCCGACCTCGCCCTGATGATGCGGGAGGCCGACGCCGCCGTCCTCATCGGCGACGCGGCGCTGCGTGCCAATCTGCACGACGGGCCGAAGTACGGGCTGGCCGTGCACGACCTGGGCGCGCTGTGGAAGGAGTGGACGGGGCTGCCGTTCGTCTTCGCGGTGTGGGCGGCCCGCAAGGAGTACCTGGAGCGCGAGCCGGAGCTCACCCGCCAGGTGCACCAGGCGTTCCTCGCCTCCCGCAACCTCTCCCTGGAGGAGGTCGGCAAGGTCGCCGAGCAGGCGGCCCGCTGGGAGGCCTTCGACGCCGAGGTGCTGGAACGGTACTTCACGACGCTGGACTTCCGGTTCGGCGGTCCGCAGCTGGAGGCCGTCACGGAGTTCGCGCGCCGGGTGGGCCCGACGACGGGCTTCCCGGCGGACGTGAAGGTCGAACTGCTGGACTGA
- a CDS encoding cold-shock protein — protein sequence MATGTVKWFNAEKGFGFIAQEGGGPDVFVHYSAINANGFRSLEENQQVSFDVTQGPKGPQAENVTPM from the coding sequence ATGGCTACCGGAACCGTGAAGTGGTTCAACGCCGAAAAGGGCTTTGGTTTCATCGCCCAGGAAGGCGGCGGCCCGGACGTCTTCGTCCACTACTCCGCGATCAACGCGAACGGCTTCCGTTCGCTTGAGGAGAACCAGCAGGTGAGCTTCGACGTCACGCAGGGTCCGAAGGGCCCGCAGGCGGAGAACGTCACCCCCATGTAG
- a CDS encoding chitinase, which yields MRSFLKPAAGLVCLVALACAGCSAGDGDSSSSGGSDAAPSAGAGDADGSSGGSSTSYAPYVSATTAVDMDTAGSPSVYNLAFVISDGDDCAPEWNGEYALDNTAVKSRIEALKESGAAVRVSFGGSSGKELAATCDSASALAKAYGAALDAAGTTLADFDIEGDELADPDSVARRSEAIALLQKQRADLSVSFTLPVMPSGLETDGVALLESANDHGVQVSTVNIMTMNYGSSYTGDMGDYAITSARAAHDQLEKVFGLSSKAAWRGLALTSMLGVNDVAGETFTLADAKQVRTFAEGKGVAWVSMWSTFRDQRCEDGSASAGNAATDCSGVEQGQGDFAEAFSG from the coding sequence ATGAGGAGTTTCCTGAAGCCGGCCGCCGGGCTCGTCTGCCTGGTGGCCCTGGCCTGCGCCGGGTGTTCCGCCGGCGACGGGGACTCCTCCTCGTCCGGCGGCTCGGACGCGGCCCCTTCGGCGGGCGCCGGGGACGCGGACGGCTCCTCGGGCGGGTCCTCGACGTCCTACGCGCCGTATGTGAGCGCCACCACCGCCGTGGACATGGACACGGCCGGGTCGCCCTCGGTGTACAACCTCGCCTTCGTGATCTCCGACGGCGACGACTGCGCCCCGGAGTGGAACGGCGAGTACGCCCTCGACAACACGGCAGTGAAGTCGCGCATCGAGGCGCTCAAGGAGTCGGGGGCCGCGGTGCGGGTCTCCTTCGGCGGGTCCTCCGGGAAGGAACTGGCGGCCACCTGCGACAGCGCCTCCGCACTCGCGAAGGCGTACGGGGCCGCACTGGACGCGGCGGGGACCACCCTGGCGGACTTCGACATCGAGGGCGACGAACTGGCCGACCCGGACTCGGTCGCACGGCGTTCCGAGGCGATCGCGTTGCTGCAGAAGCAGCGCGCCGATCTGTCGGTGTCGTTCACGCTGCCCGTGATGCCGTCGGGATTGGAGACGGACGGAGTGGCGTTGCTGGAGTCCGCCAATGACCACGGAGTACAGGTCTCCACGGTCAACATCATGACGATGAATTACGGGAGTTCCTACACCGGGGACATGGGCGACTACGCGATCACCTCGGCCAGGGCCGCGCACGATCAACTGGAGAAGGTGTTCGGCCTGTCGTCGAAGGCGGCATGGCGGGGACTGGCGCTCACCTCGATGCTCGGCGTGAACGACGTGGCCGGGGAGACGTTCACGCTCGCGGACGCCAAGCAGGTGCGGACGTTCGCGGAAGGGAAGGGGGTGGCCTGGGTGTCGATGTGGTCGACGTTCCGGGACCAGCGGTGCGAGGACGGCTCCGCGTCGGCCGGGAACGCGGCGACGGACTGCAGCGGGGTGGAACAGGGGCAGGGCGACTTCGCGGAGGCGTTCTCGGGGTGA
- a CDS encoding bifunctional polysaccharide deacetylase/glycosyltransferase family 2 protein yields MTTTTSRGRRRAPSRIERAAGRAAALQRPRVILALLLLLGLTSVMLLDGYLRAEVGGDERVRDNAAYDEVPEKVLDGGPILTFRDGEPVSQSIPKKTIVLTFDDGPTPTYTPQVLEVLKKYDVPATFFLVGSMVSRYPGVVKTMVEQGNEVGIHTFTHVDLSYQSQSRIRREMQQTQLALAGAAGVTTTLFRAPYSSEPDAIDNYSYPVYKELGADGYTSVFVDTDSDDWKKPGVAKIVQWATPKKNKGAAVLMHDAGGDRSQTVKALGTYIEKMRKKGYTFTTVSGAMAANAAAERAEADGGSGAGSQNGSGSGSGNGSADGSGSADGSGPVVAGGQQPGGEQPGTEGGGTGTAAVEQSAQHRATGMTLYEGKALIYAVAVAEWTVPVLAGGLTVVGVAVMGRFGMMLILARRHYRQRNKRRFGWGPTVTAPVSVIVPAYNEKECIANTLHSLARSTHPIEIIVVDDGSTDGTADIVEALGMPNVRVVRQENAGKPAALNNGVWNASHDIVVMMDGDTVFEPDAVHQLVQPFADPEVGAVAGNAKVGNRNTMIGAWQHIEYVMGFNLDRRMYDLLRCMPTIPGAIGAFRRDAVIGVGGMSHDTLAEDTDITIALHRGGWRVVYQEHARAWTEAPGSLGQLWSQRYRWSYGTMQALWKHRKSLTDKGPSGRFGRVGMPLVVLFQIVTPVFAPLIDVFTAYAMIFVDFKASLLAWLAVLGIQLVCAAYAFRLDREKYRYLLMLPLQQLAYRQMMYLVLIHSCVTALTGGRLRWQKLKRTGEVGTPAGAGR; encoded by the coding sequence ATGACCACGACGACTTCCCGCGGCCGCCGACGCGCCCCCTCCCGCATCGAACGCGCGGCCGGCCGCGCGGCGGCCCTTCAGCGGCCGCGCGTGATCCTCGCCCTGCTGCTCCTGCTCGGCCTCACCAGCGTGATGCTGCTCGACGGCTATCTGCGCGCCGAGGTGGGGGGCGACGAGCGCGTACGGGACAACGCCGCCTACGACGAGGTGCCCGAGAAGGTCCTCGACGGCGGCCCGATCCTGACCTTCCGCGACGGCGAGCCCGTCAGCCAGTCGATACCGAAGAAGACCATCGTCCTCACCTTCGACGACGGCCCGACCCCCACGTACACGCCGCAGGTGCTGGAGGTCCTGAAGAAGTACGACGTCCCGGCCACGTTCTTCCTCGTGGGCTCGATGGTCTCCCGCTATCCCGGCGTCGTGAAGACGATGGTGGAGCAGGGCAACGAGGTCGGCATCCACACCTTCACCCACGTCGACCTGTCGTACCAGAGCCAGTCGCGCATCCGGCGCGAGATGCAGCAGACCCAGTTGGCGCTCGCGGGCGCGGCCGGGGTGACGACGACCCTGTTCCGGGCGCCGTACTCCTCCGAGCCGGACGCGATCGACAACTACAGCTACCCCGTCTACAAGGAGCTCGGCGCCGACGGCTACACCAGCGTCTTCGTGGACACCGACAGCGACGACTGGAAGAAGCCGGGCGTCGCGAAGATCGTGCAGTGGGCCACGCCGAAGAAGAACAAGGGCGCGGCGGTCCTGATGCACGACGCCGGCGGCGACCGCAGCCAGACGGTGAAGGCGCTCGGCACGTACATCGAGAAGATGCGGAAGAAGGGCTACACCTTCACCACGGTCAGCGGCGCGATGGCCGCGAACGCGGCGGCGGAGCGGGCGGAGGCCGACGGCGGTTCCGGAGCCGGCTCCCAGAACGGTTCCGGTTCCGGCTCCGGGAACGGCTCCGCGGACGGTTCCGGCTCCGCCGACGGTTCCGGTCCGGTCGTCGCGGGAGGGCAGCAGCCCGGTGGGGAGCAGCCGGGCACCGAGGGCGGCGGCACCGGAACGGCCGCCGTCGAGCAGAGCGCCCAGCACAGGGCGACCGGCATGACCCTCTACGAGGGCAAGGCGCTGATCTACGCCGTCGCCGTCGCCGAGTGGACCGTGCCCGTCCTCGCGGGTGGCCTCACCGTCGTCGGCGTCGCGGTGATGGGCCGCTTCGGGATGATGCTGATCCTCGCCCGGCGCCACTACAGACAGCGCAACAAACGCCGGTTCGGCTGGGGGCCGACGGTCACCGCGCCGGTGAGCGTGATCGTCCCGGCGTACAACGAGAAGGAGTGCATCGCCAACACGCTGCACTCGCTGGCGCGGAGCACCCATCCGATCGAGATCATCGTCGTCGACGACGGCTCCACGGACGGCACCGCGGACATCGTGGAGGCCCTCGGGATGCCCAACGTCCGCGTCGTCCGCCAGGAGAACGCGGGCAAGCCGGCCGCGCTCAACAACGGGGTGTGGAACGCCAGTCACGACATCGTCGTGATGATGGACGGCGACACCGTGTTCGAGCCGGACGCCGTGCACCAGCTCGTCCAGCCGTTCGCCGACCCGGAGGTCGGCGCGGTCGCGGGCAACGCCAAGGTCGGCAACCGCAACACGATGATCGGAGCCTGGCAGCACATCGAGTACGTGATGGGCTTCAACCTCGACCGCCGGATGTACGACCTGCTGCGCTGCATGCCCACCATCCCGGGCGCGATCGGCGCGTTCCGGCGGGACGCGGTGATCGGGGTGGGCGGCATGAGCCACGACACGCTCGCCGAGGACACCGACATCACCATCGCCCTGCACCGCGGCGGCTGGCGGGTTGTTTACCAGGAGCACGCCCGCGCCTGGACCGAGGCGCCCGGCTCGCTGGGGCAGCTCTGGTCGCAGCGCTACCGCTGGTCGTACGGGACCATGCAGGCGCTGTGGAAGCACCGCAAGTCGCTCACGGACAAGGGGCCTTCGGGCCGGTTCGGCCGGGTCGGGATGCCGCTGGTGGTGCTGTTCCAGATCGTCACGCCGGTCTTCGCACCGCTGATCGACGTGTTCACCGCCTACGCGATGATCTTCGTCGACTTCAAGGCGTCCCTGCTGGCGTGGCTGGCGGTGCTCGGCATCCAACTGGTGTGCGCGGCGTACGCGTTCCGGCTGGACCGGGAGAAGTACCGGTACCTGTTGATGCTGCCGCTCCAGCAGTTGGCGTACCGGCAGATGATGTACCTGGTGCTGATCCACTCCTGCGTCACCGCGCTCACCGGCGGCCGGTTGCGCTGGCAGAAGCTCAAGCGCACCGGCGAGGTCGGCACCCCGGCGGGGGCGGGCCGATGA
- a CDS encoding acyltransferase family protein codes for MSWGEEQQREYGYGQGYGGQPGTDPYGYGSYPYEPSYPHQPSYAPQAEYAPYATAPETAAGPVADTAEFEAPSAVAEAEPVAEPEPEAPVAPGPPSPPKRDRYFDSLRAAALIRVVTYHTFGWAWCGMVFPSMGIMFALAGTLMARSLQRPALTVIRSRVRRLLPPFWFWGVFVVLAMLIHDWMPGWQIVYWVVPLGDPPGNAWGEQAWEILWYLRTYLWFVLLSPVLLRLFRRAPLPVLFLSLVPVVVFQFAWDPGDDRFGTALWDLATYLFCWILGFAHRDGVLERLKPAAVAFFSLAAVGYGGWYAFSHQADAGGTYDLDEIPLAQAFWSAGYVLLLMWAKARFRIDFAGLTRYRRLDRIVTVFNARAVTVYLWHEIALILAVPLIDQFWNVPAFEKYLPLESQWFMFGIGWLLIAACVLVCGWVEDVAARKRPRLLPG; via the coding sequence ATGAGCTGGGGGGAGGAGCAGCAGCGGGAGTACGGGTACGGGCAGGGGTACGGCGGGCAACCGGGGACCGACCCGTACGGGTACGGCTCGTACCCGTACGAGCCCTCGTACCCCCACCAGCCGTCGTACGCGCCGCAAGCCGAGTACGCGCCCTACGCGACGGCCCCGGAGACGGCCGCCGGCCCCGTCGCCGACACGGCCGAGTTCGAGGCGCCGTCGGCCGTGGCCGAGGCCGAACCTGTGGCCGAGCCCGAGCCCGAGGCCCCGGTCGCTCCCGGCCCCCCGTCGCCCCCCAAGCGGGACCGCTACTTTGACTCCCTCCGCGCGGCCGCGCTCATCCGTGTCGTCACGTATCACACCTTCGGGTGGGCCTGGTGCGGCATGGTCTTCCCCTCCATGGGCATCATGTTCGCCCTGGCCGGCACCCTGATGGCCAGGTCGCTCCAGCGCCCGGCGCTCACGGTGATCCGCAGCCGCGTCCGCCGGCTGCTGCCGCCCTTCTGGTTCTGGGGCGTCTTCGTCGTGCTGGCCATGCTGATCCACGACTGGATGCCGGGCTGGCAGATCGTCTACTGGGTGGTCCCGCTCGGTGACCCGCCGGGCAACGCGTGGGGCGAGCAGGCCTGGGAGATCCTCTGGTACCTGCGGACGTATCTGTGGTTCGTGCTGCTCTCCCCGGTCCTGCTGCGCCTCTTCCGCCGGGCGCCGCTGCCGGTGCTGTTCCTGTCCCTCGTGCCGGTCGTCGTGTTCCAGTTCGCGTGGGACCCGGGCGACGACCGCTTCGGCACCGCCCTGTGGGACCTGGCGACGTACCTCTTCTGCTGGATCCTGGGCTTCGCGCACCGCGACGGCGTCCTGGAGCGGCTGAAACCGGCGGCCGTGGCGTTCTTCTCCCTCGCGGCGGTCGGCTACGGCGGCTGGTACGCGTTCAGCCACCAGGCGGACGCGGGCGGCACGTACGACCTGGACGAGATCCCGCTCGCGCAGGCGTTCTGGTCGGCCGGGTACGTGCTGCTGCTGATGTGGGCGAAGGCGCGGTTCCGCATCGACTTCGCCGGGCTGACCCGGTACCGGCGGCTGGACCGGATCGTGACCGTGTTCAACGCGCGCGCGGTCACGGTCTACCTCTGGCACGAGATCGCGCTGATCCTCGCGGTGCCGCTGATCGACCAGTTCTGGAACGTCCCCGCCTTCGAGAAGTACCTGCCGCTGGAGAGCCAGTGGTTCATGTTCGGCATCGGCTGGCTCCTGATCGCCGCGTGCGTGCTGGTGTGCGGGTGGGTGGAGGACGTGGCGGCGAGGAAGCGGCCGCGACTGCTGCCGGGGTGA
- a CDS encoding demethylmenaquinone methyltransferase, with protein sequence MTRASLNKQPHEVASMFDGVAERYDLTNDVLSLGQDRVWRKAVAQAVDARPAQKVLDLAAGTATSSLPFARTGAYVVPCDFSTGMLRVGKQRHAWLPFTAGDATKLPFKDDTFDAVTISFGLRNVQDTDTALREMYRVTKPGGRVVICEFSHPTWAPFRTVYTEYLMRALPPVARSVSSNPDAYVYLAESIRAWPDQAALAARLTGAGWSKVAWRNLTGGVVALHRGFKEK encoded by the coding sequence GTGACCCGCGCATCCCTGAACAAGCAGCCGCACGAAGTCGCCTCGATGTTCGACGGCGTGGCCGAGCGGTACGACCTCACCAACGACGTCCTCTCGCTCGGCCAGGACCGGGTGTGGCGCAAGGCGGTGGCCCAGGCGGTCGACGCACGCCCCGCGCAGAAGGTGCTGGACCTCGCGGCCGGTACGGCGACGTCGTCGCTGCCGTTCGCACGGACCGGCGCGTACGTCGTCCCCTGCGACTTCTCGACCGGCATGCTGCGGGTCGGCAAGCAGCGGCACGCCTGGCTGCCGTTCACCGCCGGGGACGCGACGAAGCTGCCGTTCAAGGACGACACGTTCGACGCGGTGACGATCTCCTTCGGGCTGCGCAACGTGCAGGACACGGACACCGCGCTGCGCGAGATGTACCGGGTGACGAAGCCGGGCGGCCGGGTCGTGATCTGCGAGTTCTCCCACCCGACGTGGGCGCCGTTCCGCACGGTCTACACCGAGTACCTGATGCGGGCGCTGCCGCCGGTGGCGCGGTCGGTGTCGTCCAACCCGGACGCGTACGTCTACCTCGCCGAGTCCATCCGCGCCTGGCCCGACCAGGCCGCGCTCGCCGCCCGCCTGACCGGGGCCGGCTGGTCGAAGGTGGCCTGGCGCAACCTGACGGGCGGCGTGGTGGCCCTGCACCGGGGCTTCAAGGAGAAGTGA
- a CDS encoding PASTA domain-containing protein yields MRITPETPDVRVPRLVGLMAVDARESAAEHGVLLSAPDRPDFAMTTVVDYVVRQYPPPGTEVPRGAVVTVWFEFGEGEGGGGVREPRRPVPPPGGMRRELDEPGESLFIR; encoded by the coding sequence GTGCGTATAACACCCGAAACACCCGACGTGCGGGTTCCGCGTCTCGTGGGGCTGATGGCCGTGGACGCCCGGGAGAGCGCCGCGGAACACGGCGTGCTGCTCTCCGCGCCCGACCGGCCCGACTTCGCCATGACGACCGTCGTCGACTACGTCGTCCGCCAGTACCCGCCGCCCGGCACCGAGGTCCCGCGCGGCGCCGTGGTCACCGTCTGGTTCGAGTTCGGCGAGGGCGAGGGCGGCGGTGGCGTACGGGAGCCGCGGCGGCCGGTCCCGCCACCGGGCGGGATGCGGCGGGAACTGGACGAGCCGGGAGAGTCCCTGTTCATCCGCTGA
- a CDS encoding geranylgeranyl reductase family protein produces MTEPQPLTEHTADVIVVGAGPAGSTTAYYLAKAGLDVLLLEKTAFPREKVCGDGLTPRATKQLVAMGIDISEEAGWLRNRGLRIIGGGVRLELDWPDLASYPDYGLVRKRDDFDEQLARQAQKAGARLYERCNVGAPITDDRTGRITGVHAKLGEEKKEVTFHAPLVVAADGNSTRLSLAMGLHRREDRPMGVAVRTYFTSPRHDDDYLESWLELWDRRGPQDRLLPGYGWIFGMGDGTSNVGLGVLNTSAAFKELDWREILKAWCASMPEDWGYTPDNMTGPIRGAALPMAFNRQPHYTKGLLLVGDAGGLVNPFNGEGIAYAMESGQIAADVIVQAHARATPAQREIALRRYPQVLKDTYGGYYNLGRAFVKLIGNPKVMQIATQRGLTHPVLMKFTLKLLANLTDPTGGDAMDRIINGLSKVAPKA; encoded by the coding sequence GTGACCGAGCCCCAGCCCCTCACCGAACACACCGCCGATGTGATCGTCGTCGGGGCCGGACCCGCCGGTTCCACCACCGCCTACTACCTCGCCAAGGCCGGCCTCGACGTCCTGCTCCTCGAGAAGACCGCCTTCCCCCGCGAGAAGGTCTGCGGCGACGGCCTCACCCCGCGCGCCACCAAGCAGCTCGTCGCCATGGGCATCGACATCTCCGAGGAGGCCGGCTGGCTCCGCAACCGGGGCCTGCGCATCATCGGCGGCGGCGTGCGCCTCGAACTCGACTGGCCCGACCTCGCCAGCTACCCGGACTACGGACTCGTCCGCAAGCGCGACGACTTCGACGAGCAGCTCGCCCGCCAGGCCCAGAAGGCCGGCGCCCGGCTGTACGAGCGCTGCAACGTGGGCGCCCCGATCACCGACGACCGCACCGGCCGCATCACCGGCGTGCACGCCAAGCTCGGCGAGGAGAAGAAGGAGGTCACCTTCCACGCCCCCCTCGTCGTGGCCGCCGACGGCAACTCCACCCGGCTCTCCCTGGCGATGGGCCTGCACCGCCGCGAGGACCGCCCGATGGGCGTCGCCGTCCGCACGTACTTCACCTCGCCCCGCCACGACGACGACTACCTGGAGTCCTGGCTGGAGCTGTGGGACCGCCGCGGCCCCCAGGACCGGCTGCTGCCCGGCTACGGCTGGATCTTCGGCATGGGCGACGGCACGAGCAACGTCGGCCTCGGCGTCCTCAACACCTCCGCCGCCTTCAAGGAGCTCGACTGGCGCGAGATCCTCAAGGCCTGGTGCGCCTCGATGCCGGAGGACTGGGGCTACACCCCGGACAACATGACGGGCCCGATCCGCGGCGCCGCCCTCCCCATGGCCTTCAACCGCCAGCCGCACTACACCAAGGGCCTGCTGCTGGTGGGCGACGCGGGCGGCCTGGTCAACCCGTTCAACGGCGAGGGCATCGCGTACGCGATGGAGTCGGGGCAGATCGCCGCCGACGTCATCGTCCAGGCGCACGCCCGGGCGACCCCCGCCCAGCGCGAGATCGCGCTGCGCCGCTACCCGCAGGTCCTCAAGGACACCTACGGCGGCTACTACAACCTGGGCCGCGCCTTCGTGAAGCTCATCGGCAACCCGAAGGTCATGCAGATCGCCACGCAGCGCGGCCTGACCCACCCGGTGCTGATGAAGTTCACCCTCAAGCTCCTCGCCAACCTCACGGACCCCACGGGCGGCGACGCGATGGACCGCATCATCAACGGCCTCTCGAAGGTGGCCCCGAAGGCGTAG